The following coding sequences are from one Trypanosoma brucei gambiense DAL972 chromosome 2, complete sequence window:
- a CDS encoding cyclophilin, putative → MLSRTFFAAQRKIPFYPVNPSNPLVYFDISIGSQKAGRVEMELFKDVVPKTAENFRALCTGEKGLGRSGKALSYKGSKFHRVIPQFMCQGGDFTSGNGTGGESIYGLKFPDESFAGRAGKHFGPGTLSMANAGRNTNGSQFFICTAATPWLDGKHVVFGQVTKGYEVIEKVETNGSQSGATRQPITITDCGQIEQG, encoded by the coding sequence ATGTTGTCGCGCACCTTTTTTGCAGCTCAGAGGAAGATACCGTTCTATCCTGTCAATCCAAGCAACCCACTTGTGTATTTTGATATTTCCATTGGCTCCCAGAAGGCTGGAAGGGTAGAAATGGAGCTCTTCAAGGATGTGGTACCGAAAACGGCGGAGAATTTCCGTGCATTATGTACAGGTGAAAAGGGCCTGGGACGATCTGGCAAGGCATTGTCGTACAAGGGAAGCAAGTTCCATCGCGTCATCCCTCAGTTCATGTGTCAGGGAGGAGACTTCACGAGCGGTAACGGTACGGGTGGAGAGTCAATATACGGATTGAAATTTCCCGATGAGTCCTTCGCGGGCCGCGCTGGGAAGCACTTTGGTCCCGGGACGCTCTCCATGGCAAATGCAGGCCGCAACACAAATGGATCGCAATTCTTCATCTGCACAGCTGCAACTCCCTGGTTGGATGGGAAACATGTTGTTTTTGGACaagtgacgaagggataCGAAGTCATTGAGAAGGTTGAAACCAACGGCAGCCAGTCGGGTGCCACACGTCAGCCCATCACCATCACGGATTGTGGCCAAATCGAACAGGGATAA
- a CDS encoding T. brucei spp.-specific protein, producing MNSHWRSPYDGNRWLNEMAQCSRLFFRTHPNKVVKTIFMICSPGRVVLVILSCISSCRPIPSFNTTLATCSHQNSWKHALKKKYKGTCSVHEATMPHFPSAKVK from the coding sequence ATGAATAGCCACTGGCGGAGTCCCTATGATGGGAATAGATGGCTGAACGAAATGGCCCAATGTTCGAGACTCTTTTTCCGCACGCACCCGAACAAAGTTGTAAAGACTATTTTTATGATCTGTTCTCCAGGAAGGGTGGTGCTCGTTATTCTGTCATGCATTTCAAGTTGTAGGCCAATCCCGTCTTTCAACACTACTCTAGCAACATGCTCTCACCAAAACTCGTGGAAACacgctttaaaaaaaaaatacaagggCACATGCTCTGTACATGAAGCGACAATGCCCCATTTCCCTTCAGCAAAAGTAAAGTAA